A single window of Aspergillus oryzae RIB40 DNA, chromosome 8 DNA harbors:
- a CDS encoding terpene synthase family protein (predicted protein), whose translation MGTTTDGTKSGHFMPITYVYHPILDVGTSFDANLFKFLQHPDEGVGGPGCYSNFIVLYPSELSIYWPSYLPCCRQRKHWKMAERMTRELLDAIYEDSCRETRDDGVMPPELQDMSSEVRMRKETELIATSVKSAAYMYPNASPVRAGISSQSMLLVFLHDDVVETSPLDAVNLKGSTITDAIFATYEPKTGIAQSRREALGGFLTAMIEEDPSLGKRLLSSIFTWLNHTKGYGSISPAIFESLRNYLEFRSDDIACEFIIAQALFACNIHLSEMEIQVFNNVVRIYVTHISLTNDLYSFEREREEYERTDGLLINAIGVIRKVYQVSPVVAKQLPWGFILDTECAFSGEFKKLISSGLLNSAQIRFVKALAECLAGQIFYSISSGRYGGDKAARVIST comes from the exons ATGGGTACAACCACGGACGGCACCAAAAGTGGACATTTCATGCCCATCACATATGTGTACCACCCTATACTGGACGTTGGAACTTCCTTCGATGCAAACCTTTTCAAATTTCTCCAACATCCAGACGAAGGAGTCGGCGGACCTGGATGCTACTCGAACTTCATTGTCTTGTACCCTTCCGAATTATCGATATATTGGCCTAGCTACTTGCCCTGCTGTAGACAGAGAAAGCACTGGAAAATGGCAGAAAGAATGACCAGGGAACTGCTAGATGCTATATACGAGGACTCGTGTCGAGAAACTCGAGATGATGGAGTAATGCCCCCGGAGCTACAAGACATGTCATCGGAAGTTAGGATGCGCAAGGAGACAGAGCTCATAGCTACATCAGTCAAGTCCGCTGCATATATGTATCCAAACGCGAGTCCAGTACGCGCGGGGATATCAAGTCAGTCCATGCtgcttgtttttcttcatGACG ATGTTGTGGAAACTTCTCCGTTGGACGCT GTTAATCTTAAGGGATCCACAATCACCGATGCTATATTCGCTACATATGAGCCGAAGACGGGCATCGCGCAGAGCCGTCGCGAGGCGCTGGGAGGTTTCTTGACAGCaatgattgaagaagaccCGAGCTTGGGAAAGAGACTTCTCTCTAGTATATTTACCTGGCTCAATCATACAAAGGGGTATGGGTCAATCTCACCAGCAATCTTTGAGTCGTTGAGAAATTATCTAGAGTTTCGATCGGATGATATTGCATGTGA ATTTATTATAGCACAAGCTTTATTTGCTTGTAACATTCACCTCTCCGAGATGGAAATACAAGTATTCAACAATGTGGTCCGGATATATGTGACTCATATCTCTCTCACGAATGATCTTTACTCCttcgaaagggaaagggaagagtaCGAGCGAACCGACGGACTGCTCATCAACGCAATCGGGGTGATACGCAAGGTATACCAGGTCTCTCCGGTAGTGGCGAAGCAGCTTCCTTGGGGTTTCATTTTGGACACGGAGTGTGCGTTTTCCGGGGAGTTTAAAAAGCTAATATCGTCCGGCCTCTTGAACAGTGCTCAGATCCGATTTGTAAAGGCGTTGGCTGAATGTCTTGCCGGGCAGATCTTTTACTCGATCTCATCTGGCCGTTACGGAGGTGATAAGGCTGCAAGGGTGATTTCTACGTGA
- a CDS encoding DUF3140 domain-containing protein (predicted protein), which translates to MVKDKNTVIEEFNDLVNMTPNELRNWLKEEQSQSSGWSGESGETIGHERSHLLTPLLQSLYEKLTKHSGRKIVDILEHNPSKDPEGYSDQDIDHMRRVVSYCKRHLAQEEKAKQDPNSKSHRSLKNWGHDPFKS; encoded by the exons ATGGTCAAAGATAAGAACACCGTTATCGA GGAATTCAACGACCTGGTCAACATGACCCCAAACGAACTCCGCAACTGGCTCAAAGAAGAACAGTCGCAGTCTTCCGGGTGGAGTGGTGAATCTGGAGAGACAATTGGGCATGAAAGGTCTCATCTACTCACACCCCTCTTACAATCTTTGTATGAAAAACTAACAAAGCACAGCGGTCGCAAGATcgtcgatatcctcgaaCACAACCCATCCAAGGATCCAGAGGGATACTCGGACCAGGACATCGACCACATGCGACGGGTAGTGTCGTATTGTAAGCGGCATTTGGCACAAGAGGAGAAAGCCAAGCAGGATCCCAACAGTAAGAGCCACCGGTCGTTGAAGAACTGGGGACACGATCCCTTCAAGTCATGA
- a CDS encoding flavin-containing monooxygenase (predicted flavoprotein involved in K+ transport): protein MAKPRTTEKKLRVVCIGAGLSGLTIAYKLKHEKPLDFLDLTIYEKNPEVGGTWFENIYPGVACDVPVHSYQFPFAPNPAWSSYYASGKEIQEYIVSTAEKYDLKENIKFNTKLVKAIWCETQGKWKLQLQQGGLIIEDEADIVLDGSGVLNQWKWQEIEGLDTFKGKLLHTARWDPEYNYEGKKIAVLGNGSSGIQVIPSLQPNAAKLVNCIRHAIWTTPNLGGTNFQYTEEEKQRFQDNPDEFLEYRKSIEGAINSVYNAMISGSEESKAFYEWVQGVMRSRLSKNPELEDNSRIAFSKINRITPNGIETDEGEEEFDLIVCATGFNYSFIPPWELIGRDSRRLDEGWKDTAEAYFATCAAKVPNYFIFGGPNYPSFPSNSRQELISSRPVVVKDSVVHAYNKFAQETLKRCVWSKGCHAWYNKRNEGADNTVTAMYPGSVLHFKEKLRPEHFEIQYNTSNPFRFMGNG, encoded by the exons aTGGCGAAGCCCAGAACGACTGAAAA AAAGCTGCGCGTGGTGTGTATCGGAGCAGGTCTCTCTGGTTTAACCATTGCGTATAAATTAAAGCACGAGAAGCCTCTAGACTTCCTTGATCTCACTATTTACGAGAAGAATCCGGAAGTTGGTGGCACGTGGTTTGAGAATATTTATCCTGGAGTGGCGTG TGATGTTCCTGTTC ACAGTTATCAGTTCCCGTTTGCACCTAATCCCGCGTGGTCTAGCTACTATGCCAGTGGAAAGGAGATCCAGGAGTATATTGTCAGCACTGCTGAGAAGTACGATCTGAAGGAAAACATCAAGTTCAATACGAAGCTTGTCAAGGCAATTTGGTGTGAGACGCAGGGGAAATGGAAACTTCAATTGCAACAGGGTGGGCTCATTATAGAAGATGAGGCGGATATCGTACTGGATGGGAGTGGTGTTTTGAA TCAATGGAAATGGCAAGAGATCGAGGGGTTGGATACCTTTAAAGGAAAACTACTCCATACTGCTCGATG GGATCCGGAATACAACtacgagggaaagaaaatcgcAGTCCTCGGCAACGGCTCGTCAGGAATCCAGGTaattccttctcttcaacctAACGCCGCAAAGCTGGTCAATTGCATTCGACATGCTATTTGGACTACGCCTAACCTCGGTG GTACAAACTTCCAATacacagaagaggaaaagcagcGATTCCAGGATAATCCAGACGAGTTTCTGGAGTATAGGAAATCTATTGAGGGGGC TATCAATAGCGTTTATAACGCAATGATCTCAGGATCTGAGGAAAGCAAGGCCTTCTACGAGTGGGTACAGGGAGTGATGCGAAGCCGTCTATCCAAGAACCCCGAACTG GAGGACAACTCTAGGATAGCATTTAGTAAGATCAATCGCATTACACCAAACGGTATCGAGAcagacgaaggagaagaagaattcgACTTGATCGTCTGCGCCACGGGTTTCAACTACTCATTCATTCCTCCCTGGGAGTTAATCGGGCGCGACAGTCGCCGGCTCGATGAGGGATGGAAGGACACGGCAGAAGCATACTTTGCGACATGTGCTGCAAAAGTTCCTAactattttatttttggtggACCAAACTATCCC TCTTTCCCCTCGAATTCACGACAAGAACTAATTTCCTCCAGACCTGTCGTCGTGAAAGACTCCGTGGTCCATGCTTATAATAAATTCGCTCAAGAAACCCTGAAGCGCTGTGTCTGGTCCAAGGGCTGTCACGCCTGGTACAATAAAAGGAACGAAGGGGCCGATAACACTGTCACAGCGATGTACCCAGGAAGTGTACTTCATTTCAAAG AAAAACTCCGCCCCGAGCATTTTGAGATCCAATATAATACCTCTAACCCGTTCAGATTTATGGGTAATGGATGA
- a CDS encoding uncharacterized protein (predicted protein): MSGRNINLLSLDGGGVRGLSSLIVLKEIMESIDRENPPKPCDYFDLIGGSGSGGLIAIMLGRLEMDIDQCIHAYKLLSKNVFSQKRLLPIGSNLRSRAKYDIKKVELALRKILRELSYEKDTLLREEAGCKVFVCATDDTNRRLVHLTSYPSKYCSNELFKSAKVYEAGAASFAHSPLFDSVKIGPSGRRFHDSSLEANNPMREVWIEARGVWPAGALENQLKCMVSIGTGEPSIKRSRRRLFGLVKGADVDAVDPEIDTNRFIQEHTELDDENRLFRFDVPNGLGEIDLDSIEEMETIVDATQDYLEKELVYKQIRRCGRALA; this comes from the exons atgtcAGGCCGAAACATCAACCTCCTAAGCCTAGATGGCGGAGGCGTGCGAGGTCTCTCCTCGCTTATCGTCCTCAAAGAGATCATGGAATCCATAGACCGCGAGAATCCCCCCAAGCCATGCGACTACTTCGATTTGATAGGAGGCAGCGGATCGGGTGG GTTAATAGCGATCATGCTCGGGCGCCTGGAAATGGACATTGACCAGTGCATCCATGCTTACAAGCTACTATCCAAGAATGTGTTCTCCCAAAAGAGACTCCTACCCATCGGTAGCAATCTGCGCAGTCGCGCGAAATATGACATCAAGAAGGTGGAATTGGCGTTGCGGAAGATCCTGCGAGAACTGAGTTATGAGAAGGATACTCTTCTGAGGGAGGAGGCGGGGTGTAAGGT ATTTGTTTGTGCCACCGATGATACAAATCGGAGACTTGTCCACTTGACAAGTTACCCGAGTAAATACTGCTCAAATGAGCTTTTCAAGTCTGCGAAGGTCTATGAAGCCGGTGCGGCTTCTTTCGCTCACTCGCCTCTTTTCGACTCTGTTAAGATCGGGCCCAGTGGGCGGCGGTTCCACGATAGTAGCTTAGAAGCGAACAATCCGATGAGAGAGGTGTGGATCGAGGCCAGAGGTGTGTGGCCAGCGGGGGCCTTGGAGAATCAATTGAAATGCATGGTTTCGATTGGAACCGGGGAACCGTCAATCAAGCGGTCTCGCAGACGACTGTTTGGTTTGGTCAAAGGGGCTGATGTGGATGCTGTGGACCCAGAAATTGATACGAATCGGTTCATTCAGGAACATACCGaactggatgatgagaacCGGTTGTTTCGGTTCGATGTTCCTAATGGGCTGGGGGAGATTGATCTGGATAGTattgaggagatggagaccATTGTTGATGCCACTCAGGATTATCTTGAGAAGGAGCTTGTGTATAAGCAGATACGGAGGTGCGGGAGGGCACTTGCTTGA
- a CDS encoding SDR family oxidoreductase (reductases with broad range of substrate specificities) produces MVLAQPENKHVLKAFDLSGKVAAVTGGARGIGLEVSIALAEAGADVALIYNSSKTAETLATEVATKHNVKAAAYQADVANQEDIEKAIKQIAADFGKLDIIVANSGICSNVPAEDYTAEQWHNITKVNLDGAFYTAQAAARIFKEQGHGNVIFTASVSATLVNVPQKQAAYNASKAAVVQMAKCLSVEWVDFCRVNCISPGFIATDILDIHPKEWREKWFDMIPAKRMAEAYELKGAYVFCASDASSYMTGANIVIDGGYTLP; encoded by the exons ATGGTTCTCGCACAGCCGGAAAACAAGCATGTATTGAAGGCTTTTGACCTTTCAGGCAAAGTCGCCGCCGTGACTG GTGGCGCCCGTGGTATTGGTCTAGAAGTCTCAATAGCATTAGCAGAAGCCGGAGCCGAT GTCGCTCTGATCTATAACTCATCCAAGACAGCCGAAACACTTGCAACCGAGGTAGCAACCAAGCACAACGTCAAAGCAGCAGCGTACCAAGCCGACGTGGCGAACCAAGAAGACATCGAAAAGGCAATCAAGCAAATCGCTGCCGACTTTGGGAAATTAGACATCATTGTCGCGAACTCAGGAATCTGTTCCAATGTTCCTGCAGAGGATTATACTGCAGAACAATGGCATAATATTACCAAGGTTAACTTGGACGGTGCATTTTATACTGCCCAGGCTGCAGCACGGATTTTCAAGGAGCAGGGACACGGGAATGTTATTTTCACAGCGTCTGTTAGTGCAACTTTGGTGAATGTGCCTCAGAAACAAGCTGCA TATAATGCCTCAAAGGCTGCGGTTGTTCAGATGGCTAAGTGTCTGTCTGTTGAATGGGTGGATTTCTGTCGTGTGAACTGTATCTCTCCTGGATTTATTGCAACGGATATTCTGGATATTCATCCCAAAGAGTGGCGCGAGAAGTGGTTCGATATGATTCCAGCGAAACGGATGGCGGAGGCTTATGAGCTTAAGGGA GCGTATGTCTTCTGTGCTTCGGACGCGTCGAGTTACATGACTGGTGCGaatattgtcattgatggcGGCTATACTCTTCCTTGA